Genomic DNA from Klebsiella variicola:
GTAGTCATTGCGCCAGAAATGGCCGTGATGATCGTTGGTGTGCAGGATGGTAATTTTATAGGTTTTATCCTGCTCATAGGCCTGTGCGGACAGGCTGCCCAGCGATAAGGCGGCAAATAACGCCAGCGCTACGCGATGTTTAAAATACTGCATGCTTCACTCCCTGACTTAATCCCAAGTGCCGAAAGTATAGCGAGTTAGTCGCGTTGACAAATATGTTTTCAGAATTGCGACTTCCTTCAAACCTTATCAACAGGTATGTTAGTTGGATAATAATTCCACCTGCATCCTCTATACGCCTTCGCGTTGTATGGCATTGCGTCAGCCCGTTGGTCATATTTCCTATGTAGTAGCCGGGAAAATCAGGGCCGTCGCCATCGCGTACAAATGACGAAAGCTATATAAAAAAGTGACGTGAACCTATGGCAATCAATCAGACCGCTCAACCCCTGTCCGGCCCTGCTGCGCCGCCGCAAAAAGCACGCACCTCGTTTGGCATCTTAGGCGCGATCAGCCTGTCCCATTTGCTTAACGATATGATCCAGTCGCTCATCCTGGCGATTTACCCGCTGCTGCAGGCGGAGTTCTCCCTTACCTTCGTGCAGATCGGGATGATCACCCTCACCTTCCAGCTCACCTCATCGCTATTCCAGCCGGTGATTGGCTACATCACCGATAAACGCTCGATGCCGTGGTCGCTGCCGGTGGGCATGTGCTTCACCCTCTGCGGTTTGATTCTGCTGGCGCTGGCCGGGAGTTTCGGCATGGTGCTGCTGGCTGCCGCGCTGGTGGGTACCGGCTCCTCGGTTTTCCATCCGGAATCGTCCCGCGTGGCGCGGATGGCCTCTGGCGGCCGTCACGGCCTGGCCCAGTCGCTGTTCCAGGTCGGCGGCAACTTCGGCAGCTCGCTTGGTCCATTGCTGGCGGCGGTGATTATCGCCCCCTATGGCAAAGGCAACGTCGCCTGGTTCGTGCTGGCCGCCCTGCTGGCTATTGTGGTGCTGTCGCAAATCAGCCGCTGGTATGCCGCACAGCACCGTATGAATAAAGGCAAACCGAAGCCGCTGATCGTTAATCCGCTGCCGCGCAATAAGGTGATTCTGGCGGTAGGTATTCTGCTGATGCTGATTTTCTCGAAATATTTCTATATGGCGAGCATTAGCAGCTATTACACCTTTTATCTGATGCATAAGTTCGGATTATCGGTGCAAAATGCCCAGCTTCATCTGTTTGCCTTCCTGTTCGCGGTTGCCGCCGGGACGGTAATCGGCGGGCCAGTTGGCGATAAAATTGGACGTAAATATGTGATTTGGGGCTCTATCCTCGGTGTGGCGCCGTTTACCCTCGTTTTACCCTACGCCAGCCTTGAATGGACGGGGATTTTAACGGTGATTATTGGTTTTATCCTCGCCTCGGCCTTTTCCGCTATCCTGGTCTATGCGCAGGAGCTGCTGCCGGGTCGAATCGGCATGGTTTCTGGCCTGTTCTTCGGCTTCGCCTTTGGCATGGGTGGCCTTGGCGCCGCGGTGCTGGGCCTGCTGGCGGACCATACCAGTATCGATCTGGTGTATAAAATCTGTGCCTTCCTGCCGCTGCTGGGTTTCCTGACGATATTTCTTCCTGATAACCGGCAAAAAGCCTGATTATCCGGCGGCCAAAGTGCAACGCTGGCCGCCGTTATCCCTTGCGCCATCAGCCTGATGCGCGCATTCCCTCCGCGATTTTCCCTTCTGTGCCTTTTGGCCGGTTAATTCCATTTTTTTGCACAATTCAAGAATTATTCATAAACAAAGTGAACGTTTTTGTCATAAACTATTACCCGGATAGGGTAGCAAAATGGACCGATACACCACTGGAAAGGAGACGGAATGCACCACGCAACACCGCTTATCACCACCATTGTCGGCGGCCTCGTGCTCGCCTTTATTCTCGGCATGATTGCCAATAAGCTACGTATTTCTCCTCTGGTGGGATATCTCTTAGCGGGCGTGCTGGCCGGACCTTTCACCCCAGGCTTTGTTGCTGATACCAAACTGGCTCCTGAACTGGCAGAACTCGGCGTGATCCTGCTGATGTTCGGCGTCGGGCTGCATTTTTCCCTGAAAGATCTGATGGCGGTAAAGTCGATCGCCATTCCCGGGGCCATCGCCCAGATAGCCGTGGCGACGCTGCTGGGTATGGCACTTTCCGCCGCCCTTGGCTGGTCGCTGATGACCGGCATCGTCTTTGGCCTGTGTCTCTCCACCGCCAGTACCGTGGTGCTACTGCGTGCCCTCGAGGAGCGACAGCTTATTGACAGTCAGCGCGGGCAGATTGCCATTGGCTGGCTGATTGTAGAAGACCTGGTGATGGTCCTGACGCTGGTCCTGCTGCCAGCGATTGCCGGGATGACGGAGAAAGGTGACGTTGGCTTCGCCTCTCTGGCCCTCGACCTCGGGATCACCATTGGTAAAGTGGTGGCCTTTATCGCCATCATGATGCTGGTCGGTCGCCGGTTGGTGCCGTGGATCATGTCGCGCAGCGCCGCCACCGGATCACGCGAGCTGTTCACCCTGTCGGTGCTGGCCCTGGCGCTGGGCATCGCCTTCGGCGCAGTGGAGCTGTTTGATGTCTCCTTCGCCCTTGGCGCCTTCTTCGCCGGCATGGTGCTTAACGAATCTGAGCTGAGCCACCGCGCCGCCCATGACACCCTGCCGCTGCGCGACGCCTTCGCGGTGCTGTTCTTTGTCTCCGTCGGCATGCTGTTTGACCCGATGGTGCTGGTGCAGCAGCCGCTGGCGGTGCTGGCGACACTGGCGATTATTATCTTTGGTAAATCCGCCGCCGCCTTTTTCCTCGTGCGTATGTTTGGTCATTCGCCGCGTACCGCATTGACCATTGCCGCCAGCCTGGCGCAGATTGGTGAGTTTGCCTTTATTCTCGCCGGCCTGGGGATGGCGCTTAACCTGCTGCCGCAGGCTGGACAAAACCTGGTGCTGGCCGGGGCGATCATCTCGATTATGCTCAACCCGGTGCTGTTTACCCTGCTGGAAAAATATCTCGATAAAACCGAAACCCTCGACGAGCAGACGCTGGAAGAGGTGCTGGAAGATGAGAAACAGGTGCCAGTCGATATCTGTAACCACGCGCTGCTGGTTGGCTTCGGCCGCGTCGGCAGTCTGCTGGGCGAGAAGCTGATGGCCCAGGGGATCCCGCTGGTGGTGGTTGAAACCTCGCGTACCCGCGTGGATGAGTTACGCGAGCGCGGGATCAGCGCGGTGCTAGGTAATGCCGCCAATGAAGAGATCATGGAACTGGCGCATCTCGACTGCGCCCGCTGGCTGCTGCTGACTATCCCCAACGGCTACGAGGCCGGAGAGATTGTCGCTTCCGCACGGGAAAAATGCCCGAATATCGAGATCATCGCCCGCGCCCATTACGATGATGAAGTGGACTACATTATCGATCGCGGGGCTAATCAGGTGGTGATGGGCGAGCGGGAAATTGCCCGCGCCATGCTGCAGCTTCTGGAAACGCCACCGGCCGGTGAAGTGGTCACCGGCTGATGTACTGCCCTCTCCCCGTCGGGAGAGGGGCGCGCTTACCGATCCCAGTACGCCTCTTCCAGGCTGTCCTCACGCTCCGGCAGGCCGCGGGTTAAACGCGGCGAGTGCTGGTTCAGCACCTGATAGCTCACGCGGTTGGCATATTTACACACCTGCGCCAGTGAGGAGTAGGTCAGCCATTTGCATTTGTGCTTGCTGGAGTTGGGCACGTTATTGCGGTGGTAGTTATTGGCGGTGATGTCATGCAGCAGCGCCGCCAGGGCGCCGTCGCCAGCGCCGTTGGTATTCATGATTTTTTCAGGCCCGCCCATATACGGGGCGATATGTGAATAGATACGCAGCGGATTAACGCAATCCTGGTGGCGCATCGCACGGCTGAATTCAAACTGGTTAAACTCCGGGATCGCCCCCGGCAGCAGCGGATGCTGGGTTTTCCGCTTCGCCTCTTCTTCGGTAAAGCCCGCCATATACAGGCCCGCCGGGCCGGCAGTGCACAGCACCAGGTCGACCCAGTCCAGCGCTTTATCCGCCGCCGACAGCGGATCGGCAAAACCGGTCAGGGCTTCCCCTTCCTCTTCATTCATCGCCAGAATCGAGACATGCTCCTGCAGGAACTGCTGCCACCACGCCGGGTTATCGGCAATCACGTATTTAGTTCCGAGAGTTAACACCA
This window encodes:
- the ybaL gene encoding YbaL family putative K(+) efflux transporter, producing the protein MHHATPLITTIVGGLVLAFILGMIANKLRISPLVGYLLAGVLAGPFTPGFVADTKLAPELAELGVILLMFGVGLHFSLKDLMAVKSIAIPGAIAQIAVATLLGMALSAALGWSLMTGIVFGLCLSTASTVVLLRALEERQLIDSQRGQIAIGWLIVEDLVMVLTLVLLPAIAGMTEKGDVGFASLALDLGITIGKVVAFIAIMMLVGRRLVPWIMSRSAATGSRELFTLSVLALALGIAFGAVELFDVSFALGAFFAGMVLNESELSHRAAHDTLPLRDAFAVLFFVSVGMLFDPMVLVQQPLAVLATLAIIIFGKSAAAFFLVRMFGHSPRTALTIAASLAQIGEFAFILAGLGMALNLLPQAGQNLVLAGAIISIMLNPVLFTLLEKYLDKTETLDEQTLEEVLEDEKQVPVDICNHALLVGFGRVGSLLGEKLMAQGIPLVVVETSRTRVDELRERGISAVLGNAANEEIMELAHLDCARWLLLTIPNGYEAGEIVASAREKCPNIEIIARAHYDDEVDYIIDRGANQVVMGEREIARAMLQLLETPPAGEVVTG
- a CDS encoding MFS transporter, producing the protein MAINQTAQPLSGPAAPPQKARTSFGILGAISLSHLLNDMIQSLILAIYPLLQAEFSLTFVQIGMITLTFQLTSSLFQPVIGYITDKRSMPWSLPVGMCFTLCGLILLALAGSFGMVLLAAALVGTGSSVFHPESSRVARMASGGRHGLAQSLFQVGGNFGSSLGPLLAAVIIAPYGKGNVAWFVLAALLAIVVLSQISRWYAAQHRMNKGKPKPLIVNPLPRNKVILAVGILLMLIFSKYFYMASISSYYTFYLMHKFGLSVQNAQLHLFAFLFAVAAGTVIGGPVGDKIGRKYVIWGSILGVAPFTLVLPYASLEWTGILTVIIGFILASAFSAILVYAQELLPGRIGMVSGLFFGFAFGMGGLGAAVLGLLADHTSIDLVYKICAFLPLLGFLTIFLPDNRQKA